From the Roseiconus lacunae genome, one window contains:
- a CDS encoding alcohol dehydrogenase catalytic domain-containing protein produces the protein MRAICFHDIECVAVEEVDDPQIESATDVIVKVEAAGLCGSDLHPYFGRETGLDAGTAMGHEFVGTVIDKGDKVETLQIGDRVCTPFTTSCGRCFYCTHGLSARCADGQLFGWRENGQGLHGGQAERVRVPLADGTLLPIPSWLNNDEALLVGDNLSTAYFGASLAIEANEHPGCVVVIGCGTVGLLAVCFALQQTNTTVIAIDLNEARARQAQALGAIAFSDPDAAAEFTSDQTDGRGADAVLEFVGLPPAQALAFRLIRPGGRMSVIGCHTEPHFAFSPVDAYDKNLHFATGRCPARSLMEPVAESLRRNPMDLSWCITHRFSLEDGVTAYDVFANRKDGCVKAMIELTP, from the coding sequence ATGCGTGCCATTTGTTTTCACGATATCGAATGCGTCGCCGTCGAAGAAGTCGATGACCCCCAAATCGAATCTGCAACGGACGTGATCGTCAAAGTCGAAGCGGCGGGCTTGTGCGGTAGCGATTTGCATCCATATTTTGGTCGTGAAACCGGACTCGACGCCGGAACCGCGATGGGGCACGAATTTGTCGGCACGGTAATTGACAAGGGAGACAAAGTCGAAACGCTACAGATCGGCGACCGAGTGTGTACGCCGTTCACGACCAGTTGTGGACGATGCTTTTATTGCACGCATGGCCTATCGGCCCGGTGCGCCGACGGCCAACTATTTGGCTGGCGCGAGAACGGGCAGGGACTGCACGGCGGTCAAGCAGAACGAGTCCGAGTCCCGCTGGCGGACGGTACACTGCTGCCGATCCCTTCGTGGCTGAACAATGACGAAGCACTTCTGGTTGGCGACAACCTGAGCACTGCTTACTTCGGGGCGTCGTTGGCTATTGAAGCAAACGAGCACCCCGGATGTGTTGTTGTGATCGGCTGCGGAACAGTCGGCTTACTTGCCGTCTGCTTTGCGCTCCAACAAACCAACACAACGGTCATTGCAATCGACCTTAACGAAGCGCGTGCCCGGCAAGCTCAGGCGCTTGGCGCCATAGCATTTTCAGATCCGGACGCGGCGGCAGAGTTCACTTCCGACCAGACAGACGGCCGCGGTGCCGATGCCGTCTTGGAGTTCGTTGGCTTGCCACCCGCCCAGGCACTTGCATTTCGCTTGATCCGCCCGGGAGGCCGCATGTCCGTGATCGGCTGTCATACCGAACCGCACTTTGCGTTTTCCCCGGTCGATGCCTATGACAAGAACCTTCATTTTGCCACCGGCCGGTGCCCCGCACGAAGCTTGATGGAACCGGTGGCTGAGTCACTGCGGCGAAACCCGATGGATCTTTCCTGGTGTATCACCCACCGTTTCTCGCTCGAAGACGGAGTCACCGCCTACGATGTTTTTGCAAACCGCAAAGACGGATGCGTCAAAGCGATGATCGAACTCACGCCGTGA
- a CDS encoding S1C family serine protease: protein MVRYQKYDETTLELSPGEINEVVRDEHPEVLQRQLNLTRILLLVVVAVVVVPRIVSVFRWSGTMGQPRPVTPRGELASWEKTTTDLFAQVSPSVVYLTTRSRVADPFYRRAIEVDAGSGSGFMWDELGHIVTNFHVLQEASSAQVVMWDHSSYEATLVGGSPDHDLAVLRINAPPEKLKPVLIGASGELLVGQAVFAIGNPFGLSQTLTTGIVSAKSRTIQSPTGRAIEEVIQIDAAINPGNSGGPLMDSAGRLIGVNTAIYSPSGTSAGVGFAIPIDTVNRVVPQIIASGRYEPPQMGIRVNQELSDAITRRLDLDGVMIMEVIEGGGADRAGLRGTILGRQDLVQLGDVITSIEGNAVDSMDQLMETLDRYGRGRAVNVQYWREGESRSTEVVLQ, encoded by the coding sequence GTGGTACGATACCAAAAGTATGACGAAACAACGCTCGAACTGTCACCGGGGGAAATCAACGAAGTGGTCCGAGACGAACATCCCGAAGTCCTGCAGCGACAGCTAAACCTGACCCGTATCCTGCTACTGGTTGTCGTCGCCGTCGTGGTCGTCCCGCGGATCGTGTCCGTTTTTCGCTGGAGTGGGACGATGGGGCAACCACGCCCGGTTACCCCGCGCGGTGAACTCGCGTCTTGGGAAAAGACCACCACGGATCTGTTCGCCCAGGTTAGTCCGTCAGTGGTTTATTTGACAACACGATCGCGTGTGGCGGATCCCTTTTATCGGCGTGCGATCGAGGTCGATGCGGGTAGCGGGAGCGGGTTTATGTGGGATGAGCTTGGGCATATCGTGACCAATTTTCATGTCCTTCAGGAAGCCTCGTCGGCTCAGGTCGTGATGTGGGACCACTCGTCCTATGAAGCGACTCTGGTCGGTGGTTCTCCCGACCACGACCTCGCCGTGCTACGGATCAACGCGCCCCCAGAAAAACTTAAGCCGGTTTTGATCGGTGCCAGTGGAGAGCTGCTGGTCGGGCAAGCCGTCTTCGCGATCGGTAATCCATTCGGGTTAAGTCAAACGCTGACCACCGGCATTGTTTCGGCAAAGAGTCGGACGATCCAAAGTCCGACGGGCCGGGCGATTGAAGAGGTGATACAGATTGACGCGGCAATCAATCCCGGCAACTCGGGCGGTCCGTTGATGGATAGTGCCGGACGGTTGATTGGGGTCAACACTGCGATCTACAGTCCCTCGGGGACCTCGGCAGGCGTCGGTTTTGCAATTCCAATCGACACGGTTAATCGAGTCGTCCCGCAGATCATTGCATCAGGTCGCTACGAGCCACCGCAAATGGGGATCCGCGTCAATCAAGAGTTAAGTGATGCGATCACGCGTCGGCTGGATCTTGACGGCGTAATGATCATGGAAGTGATCGAAGGCGGTGGTGCGGATCGTGCTGGCTTGAGAGGCACGATCCTTGGTCGTCAGGATCTCGTGCAGCTTGGGGATGTCATTACTTCAATCGAAGGCAATGCCGTCGACAGCATGGATCAACTGATGGAGACGCTTGATCGCTATGGGCGCGGGCGTGCCGTCAACGTTCAGTATTGGCGTGAGGGGGAAAGTCGATCGACTGAAGTCGTATTGCAATAA
- a CDS encoding BON domain-containing protein encodes MVNSGAEAVLTSRHVRRVTQTAEQGTLNQTDHQHAKRPGPSSDQAIIRIDDAVADEKRKLFESALEATHNSELRKLRVLVTDGEVTLLGEVSSFYHKQMAQEAIRPLAIGIQIINELIVR; translated from the coding sequence ATGGTAAACTCAGGGGCAGAGGCAGTTTTGACTTCGCGGCACGTGCGTCGAGTGACTCAGACGGCCGAGCAAGGTACGTTAAACCAGACGGATCACCAGCACGCGAAACGCCCAGGCCCGTCGTCGGATCAAGCGATCATCCGGATCGACGACGCCGTGGCCGACGAAAAACGCAAGCTATTCGAATCGGCGCTCGAAGCGACCCACAATAGCGAGCTCCGCAAGCTTCGCGTGCTTGTCACCGATGGCGAAGTGACACTCCTCGGTGAAGTCTCTAGCTTTTACCACAAGCAAATGGCGCAAGAAGCGATCCGCCCGCTTGCCATAGGGATTCAAATCATCAACGAGTTGATCGTTCGCTAG
- a CDS encoding M16 family metallopeptidase → MLFIACLLTIPARLAGEMPEPACKIEGVSEYQLDNGMKVLLVPDSSIPTLTVNLIIRAGSRHEPYGQKGIAHLLEHMMFKGTATYPDVRNVIRRNGWSMQASTWNDFTNYETTMPGTRENLGKIIHFEADRFANLRVTSSQLIEELKIVLNENSNAKASPENVLTEQMISVAFPWHNYGRATIGNQGDLSKITVDSLEAFRQAHYRTDNATIVLAGRFEPKRALENIRAHFGRLMCPERVPPIESTIDPPQTGERRVTVRGMTGKPVAALLYHGPAGAHEDFAALEIFLSALMDATPGYLWAQERFRSAAVVSPDILGDGQLWGRISGLKQRGFVELYGTMPTDSAPEPLLNELIAATERFAESVTREQVRTAKRRVLARMQSQLLDLRSFAVELRYWESLGDWRLYFLHRDRVKNVHVDDVRRVAKRYLHRNNRTEGLYFASSEPVVTTIQEPQVPTESFDGFRRESAISVGEWIEPEPLAVESRVNRHSFPNGVKVALLPKRTRGSMVHARLTFRLDSNVMPVTNTGALSLLPKLITSTNAKATSRRRVPGSVGLGTTFGSNTDDGFSITIRSEKEHFLVMLERLNHLLSEPCFTQDEFESLKRTNVASLERRSRLPYPLADEHLRRSGAKSIQEELDSLKSITFADVLDCYRQLTGNVHGEFVAVGDFEPKAVIAKVALPLDRWQSEHKFQPSSSHQVESETTELQIDGSPSACFAGDLYVQVGRDHPDYVALLVAHRVWMLHRLIPRISQDVGLSYYYSNALQPLPGTDQSRVSLRATCDSVRLLELKRAIADSFFSLHSTDITVDELSLAKEQLANSARMKFWSDKSLLSSLAESTSENRSFVDDSNLTRRINEVALADVQRAGQSYLKFDQMVIVVAGDVASAADPDQ, encoded by the coding sequence ATGCTTTTCATTGCATGTTTGTTGACCATTCCTGCACGACTCGCAGGTGAAATGCCAGAGCCGGCATGCAAAATTGAGGGCGTATCGGAATACCAGTTGGACAACGGAATGAAGGTGCTTCTTGTGCCGGATTCCTCGATTCCTACGCTTACCGTCAATCTCATCATTCGAGCCGGATCGCGTCACGAGCCGTATGGGCAGAAAGGTATCGCTCATCTCTTAGAGCACATGATGTTTAAGGGGACAGCCACCTATCCAGATGTCCGAAACGTTATCCGGCGGAACGGTTGGTCGATGCAAGCTTCGACGTGGAACGACTTCACGAACTACGAAACAACCATGCCTGGCACGCGCGAGAACTTAGGAAAAATTATCCACTTTGAGGCGGATCGCTTCGCCAATCTCCGAGTGACGTCAAGTCAGCTCATCGAGGAACTGAAGATCGTCTTGAACGAAAACAGCAATGCGAAAGCGAGTCCAGAAAACGTTCTGACTGAACAGATGATTTCTGTGGCATTCCCTTGGCACAACTATGGTCGAGCGACTATCGGAAATCAGGGTGACCTCAGCAAGATAACGGTGGACTCGCTGGAAGCATTTCGCCAGGCGCACTATCGGACCGACAATGCAACGATTGTACTGGCAGGAAGATTCGAACCGAAGCGAGCACTTGAAAACATCCGGGCGCACTTTGGTAGGCTCATGTGCCCTGAACGCGTGCCTCCGATCGAATCGACGATTGATCCGCCACAGACCGGTGAACGTCGAGTAACGGTGAGAGGCATGACCGGAAAACCCGTCGCAGCACTCCTTTACCACGGGCCAGCGGGAGCTCATGAAGACTTTGCCGCACTTGAGATCTTTCTCAGTGCATTGATGGATGCGACACCTGGTTACCTCTGGGCACAAGAGCGGTTTCGATCGGCTGCCGTAGTTTCACCTGACATCCTTGGGGATGGCCAGCTCTGGGGGCGAATCTCAGGTTTGAAACAACGTGGATTCGTCGAGCTGTATGGGACGATGCCGACCGATTCGGCTCCTGAGCCGTTGTTGAACGAACTTATCGCCGCCACCGAACGCTTTGCCGAGAGCGTGACTCGCGAACAAGTGCGAACAGCGAAACGCCGAGTGCTTGCTAGGATGCAGAGTCAGCTGCTTGATCTGAGATCGTTCGCGGTTGAGCTTCGATACTGGGAGTCCCTGGGCGATTGGCGATTGTACTTTCTGCATCGCGACCGAGTCAAAAACGTTCACGTCGATGATGTGCGGCGAGTCGCCAAGCGGTATTTGCATCGCAACAATCGAACGGAAGGACTTTATTTTGCCTCAAGCGAGCCCGTAGTGACGACAATACAAGAGCCGCAGGTACCAACGGAGTCTTTCGATGGTTTTCGTCGCGAGAGTGCGATTTCTGTCGGCGAATGGATTGAGCCGGAGCCGCTAGCGGTTGAAAGCCGAGTGAATCGCCATTCGTTTCCCAACGGAGTGAAAGTAGCGTTGTTGCCAAAAAGGACACGCGGGTCGATGGTGCACGCGAGACTAACGTTCCGCCTCGATAGCAATGTAATGCCTGTGACAAACACGGGCGCACTCTCGTTGCTCCCGAAATTAATCACTTCAACGAACGCGAAAGCGACTTCACGCCGACGTGTTCCCGGTTCAGTCGGACTCGGAACTACCTTTGGAAGCAACACGGATGATGGTTTCAGTATCACAATCCGCTCGGAGAAAGAGCATTTCTTGGTCATGCTCGAACGACTCAATCATTTGCTTAGCGAGCCTTGTTTTACGCAGGATGAATTTGAATCGCTCAAACGAACGAACGTAGCTTCGTTGGAGCGTCGCTCAAGACTTCCCTATCCCTTGGCCGACGAGCACCTGCGTCGAAGCGGAGCTAAATCAATACAGGAGGAGTTGGATTCTCTGAAGTCTATCACGTTCGCTGATGTTCTTGACTGCTACCGGCAATTGACCGGTAACGTGCATGGTGAATTTGTAGCCGTTGGTGATTTCGAGCCGAAAGCAGTCATTGCGAAAGTCGCATTGCCACTGGACCGATGGCAGTCGGAACATAAGTTTCAACCTTCCTCGTCACACCAAGTTGAATCCGAAACTACGGAACTACAAATTGATGGGAGTCCGTCGGCGTGCTTTGCTGGTGATCTGTACGTCCAAGTCGGCCGAGACCACCCAGACTACGTCGCGTTATTAGTTGCACATCGAGTTTGGATGCTGCATCGATTGATTCCTCGGATCAGCCAGGATGTCGGTTTGTCATACTATTACTCGAACGCTCTGCAGCCTCTTCCAGGCACGGATCAGTCCCGGGTAAGCTTACGAGCTACCTGCGACTCGGTAAGACTGTTGGAGTTAAAGCGAGCGATCGCCGATTCATTTTTCTCTCTGCATTCAACCGACATCACGGTCGACGAACTTAGTCTCGCGAAAGAGCAATTGGCCAATTCAGCACGGATGAAATTTTGGAGCGACAAATCACTGCTTTCTAGCCTCGCGGAATCAACGAGTGAAAATCGAAGCTTTGTCGACGATTCTAACCTGACGCGGCGAATCAACGAAGTCGCATTGGCCGATGTACAACGGGCGGGCCAGAGCTATCTCAAATTCGATCAGATGGTAATCGTTGTAGCGGGGGACGTCGCGTCGGCAGCAGATCCAGATCAATAA
- a CDS encoding NPCBM/NEW2 domain-containing protein: MYHLRDPFTQTLVLILFFAVVLVGDPATADEKRAIPHQTREFTSESPVAHSSAIERARQRIDQANSIDQLRSPGEVVVIYFTPRDRDPAPNHVDRIRRVIDEAAKFYEQELERHGFSGRSMSIRRNAADEVDVIDVVGFDTDYGENDGSRIRKEVVPLLRERRINPDRSVLITFCNLTDYDPDLSRISHNSPFYGRGYHLAGDAWLCDSEILDPKRIEDSTFLFHQGYGPISIGKYNSFYIGGAIHELGHAFSLMHCRQRDDQKAKGHALMGHGNLTYAQERRREGPGTFLTQANAIRLAAHPVFLERVSAKIYEQVRVNHRSLIFRETKEGEMRIEGQLDSNIPVHGMIAYFDVDGNEDYDATTACAVPDEQGRYSIVSGDLQSNCQSSLRLVSCHVNGATTTRKFRFGVDSEGGIDLTPIRLETELQSVIDALKYRGYAAAAGELEKVGGSDRTLLEIGNQVLNRFRDPAPAELLPLDSIGDDVRSIPLSHVKPESATVGASSPTYNAVPGPERLLSIDGDYFAKGIYAHAPARHEYELSGDWSRLTGRCGVQGKHIGKVEFIVRGDEFAMYRSWEMEAGPSKHFDIDVSGVEQLTLEVRSAGGSNGNLDAWGVWIEPELSR; encoded by the coding sequence ATGTATCACCTTCGAGATCCTTTCACGCAAACTCTGGTCCTCATCCTGTTTTTCGCCGTAGTCTTGGTCGGTGATCCTGCGACTGCCGATGAAAAACGGGCGATTCCTCATCAAACTCGAGAATTCACTAGTGAATCTCCGGTCGCGCACTCGTCGGCGATTGAACGAGCTAGGCAGCGAATCGATCAAGCTAACTCTATCGATCAGCTACGATCTCCTGGCGAAGTCGTAGTCATTTACTTCACGCCCCGCGACCGCGATCCGGCGCCGAACCATGTCGATCGAATTCGGCGGGTCATCGACGAAGCGGCGAAATTTTACGAACAAGAACTCGAACGTCACGGCTTCTCGGGAAGATCGATGAGTATTCGTAGGAATGCCGCCGATGAGGTCGATGTGATCGATGTCGTGGGTTTCGATACGGATTATGGCGAGAACGACGGAAGTCGGATACGGAAAGAAGTCGTTCCGCTGCTCCGAGAACGTCGTATCAATCCGGATCGGTCGGTGCTGATCACGTTCTGCAATTTGACCGACTACGATCCCGATCTAAGCAGGATCTCGCATAACAGTCCGTTTTATGGCAGGGGCTATCATTTGGCTGGCGATGCGTGGCTATGCGATTCGGAAATCTTGGACCCCAAAAGGATCGAGGACAGCACTTTCCTTTTTCATCAAGGATACGGCCCGATCAGCATCGGCAAGTACAACTCATTCTATATTGGCGGGGCGATCCACGAACTCGGACATGCGTTTTCACTGATGCATTGCCGACAACGAGATGATCAGAAAGCGAAAGGACATGCGCTGATGGGACATGGCAACCTGACGTACGCTCAGGAGCGACGGAGAGAAGGTCCCGGGACATTCTTGACGCAGGCAAACGCCATCCGACTGGCGGCTCACCCCGTCTTTTTGGAACGGGTGTCCGCCAAAATCTATGAACAAGTTCGAGTCAATCACCGCTCGTTGATCTTTCGTGAGACGAAAGAAGGTGAAATGCGAATCGAAGGACAACTCGATAGCAATATTCCCGTACACGGTATGATCGCATACTTCGATGTCGATGGAAACGAAGATTATGACGCCACGACCGCGTGCGCGGTACCTGACGAACAAGGACGCTATTCGATCGTCAGCGGAGACTTACAATCGAATTGCCAATCCTCGTTGCGTCTGGTGTCGTGCCACGTCAACGGGGCAACGACAACTCGGAAGTTCCGGTTCGGCGTCGATAGCGAGGGTGGCATCGACCTGACTCCAATCCGTTTGGAAACCGAACTGCAATCGGTCATCGATGCGTTGAAGTACCGCGGATACGCGGCGGCAGCCGGTGAGCTCGAAAAGGTCGGCGGAAGCGATCGAACACTGCTTGAGATCGGGAACCAAGTTCTGAACAGATTTCGCGATCCGGCACCCGCTGAATTGTTGCCGCTCGATTCGATTGGCGATGACGTGCGGTCGATTCCACTATCGCACGTGAAACCAGAATCCGCGACCGTCGGAGCTTCGTCTCCGACCTACAACGCGGTCCCCGGCCCCGAACGATTGCTGTCGATCGATGGTGATTACTTCGCCAAAGGCATTTACGCCCACGCGCCGGCTCGCCACGAGTACGAACTATCAGGTGATTGGTCGCGGTTAACCGGCCGGTGTGGCGTTCAGGGAAAACATATCGGCAAGGTCGAGTTCATCGTGCGAGGTGACGAGTTCGCGATGTACCGATCCTGGGAAATGGAAGCGGGGCCGAGTAAACACTTCGATATCGACGTGAGCGGTGTCGAACAACTGACACTTGAAGTCCGCAGTGCGGGGGGCAGCAACGGCAATCTCGATGCCTGGGGAGTTTGGATCGAACCCGAATTGAGCCGTTGA
- a CDS encoding PA2169 family four-helix-bundle protein: MSLETKHDLNEATVKELQSLIRACIDSYDGFHESAEELDDPRLKMAFKELGDQRSAMASELQQLVEFNGEKAENDGSVAAKTHRVWINIRSKLSSGETQAILEEAERGEDYIKAAYEDVLKATAGSAVNDLLTEQYTQMKAGHDKIRDVRDAGRSK; encoded by the coding sequence ATGAGTCTAGAAACGAAACACGATCTCAACGAAGCAACCGTCAAAGAGCTGCAATCACTAATTCGCGCATGTATCGACTCCTACGATGGGTTCCATGAATCGGCTGAAGAGCTTGATGATCCTCGCTTAAAAATGGCGTTTAAGGAACTGGGGGATCAACGTTCTGCGATGGCCAGCGAATTGCAGCAACTTGTCGAATTCAACGGTGAAAAGGCCGAGAATGATGGCAGTGTTGCCGCCAAAACCCACCGTGTTTGGATCAATATTCGGAGCAAGCTAAGCAGTGGAGAAACGCAAGCCATTTTGGAAGAAGCCGAACGTGGCGAAGACTACATAAAGGCAGCGTATGAGGACGTTCTGAAGGCGACGGCCGGCAGTGCCGTCAATGATTTGCTGACTGAGCAGTACACGCAAATGAAAGCAGGTCATGACAAGATTCGTGACGTTCGAGACGCGGGGCGATCGAAATAA
- a CDS encoding App1 family protein translates to MRGSLNSAWRTEWKPWLTRTTAAADELADKGIRRLRKRLGREGVPKIQPYVGYASSGSVQLHGRVLTNPPTGSDLRHHRWWDNLADTIRRFASDEVPGVEIEATYHDQRLSVLTDAEGYFRAVLPRPAKSGDAFWDVAKLRMTNHPKARRQSDQAVAQVMNVPDEARFGIISDVDDTILHTGATDIATMAKLTFFGNARTRAPLDGVAKLYEHLQSGKDRRPINPIFYVSSSPWNLHDLLEDFLGLNGLPFGPLLLRDFGIDEAKFIMSGHDHKLEKARRLIKAFDRLPFLLFGDSGQEDARLYASVAREFPDRIAGIFIRDIDPNGDNDHDEKVDRYVCQAAEVGVPMYLVADSTQVATIAIDHGWLSATALDSIVEASKRDKSRSKGILQP, encoded by the coding sequence ATGAGAGGCTCGCTGAATTCAGCCTGGCGCACGGAATGGAAACCGTGGCTTACGCGAACCACCGCCGCAGCTGACGAGTTAGCCGACAAGGGCATTCGACGACTGCGAAAGCGTCTTGGCCGCGAGGGGGTGCCGAAGATCCAACCCTACGTAGGGTATGCTTCGTCCGGTTCGGTTCAGTTACATGGCCGTGTGCTTACCAATCCGCCGACCGGCTCCGATCTGCGTCACCACCGATGGTGGGACAACTTGGCTGACACTATCCGGCGCTTTGCGAGTGATGAAGTCCCGGGCGTCGAGATAGAAGCCACTTATCATGATCAGCGCCTGTCAGTATTGACTGACGCAGAAGGGTATTTTCGTGCCGTGCTTCCGCGTCCGGCAAAATCTGGCGATGCATTTTGGGACGTCGCCAAGTTGCGAATGACCAATCACCCCAAGGCGAGGCGTCAGTCCGATCAAGCAGTCGCTCAGGTGATGAACGTTCCTGATGAGGCGCGGTTTGGCATCATCAGTGATGTGGACGACACGATTCTCCACACAGGTGCGACCGACATTGCGACGATGGCGAAGTTAACGTTCTTCGGCAATGCCCGCACCCGCGCTCCGCTTGACGGAGTCGCCAAGCTTTACGAGCATCTTCAAAGTGGCAAAGACCGACGTCCGATAAACCCCATCTTCTACGTTTCGAGTTCGCCGTGGAATCTACACGATCTACTGGAAGATTTTTTGGGGCTGAACGGGCTTCCGTTCGGCCCGTTGCTTCTACGTGACTTTGGAATTGATGAGGCCAAGTTCATCATGTCAGGGCACGATCACAAACTCGAGAAGGCGCGACGGCTGATCAAGGCGTTTGATCGGCTTCCTTTTTTGCTCTTTGGAGATTCCGGCCAAGAGGATGCTCGATTGTACGCGAGCGTTGCACGAGAGTTTCCTGATCGAATCGCGGGGATCTTTATTCGAGACATCGATCCGAACGGCGACAACGACCACGATGAAAAGGTCGATCGCTACGTGTGCCAAGCCGCTGAGGTAGGAGTACCGATGTATTTGGTCGCCGACAGCACTCAAGTTGCAACGATTGCAATTGATCACGGCTGGCTTTCCGCGACCGCGCTTGATTCGATCGTCGAAGCATCAAAGCGTGACAAAAGTCGCTCGAAAGGTATTCTTCAACCGTGA